A part of Cannabis sativa cultivar Pink pepper isolate KNU-18-1 chromosome 6, ASM2916894v1, whole genome shotgun sequence genomic DNA contains:
- the LOC115725545 gene encoding uncharacterized protein LOC115725545: MPTLNLFTNVPVDAVVASDILKDATKAVAKIIGKPESRSQLQTPKHSTWLSSNEGARLGSLQRPMFGYLLKGRSRTNRVMCSGTISSSPIVLSFPSPAKSVDPTTFLQISVLLLSLYWLSNFIVPELISRYFQFDKVEEDKKQSVDVDEDV; encoded by the exons ATGCCGACCTTAAACCTCTTCACGAATGTCCCAGTCGACGCAGTCGTCGCCTCCGACATTCTCAAGGACGCCACCAAAGCTGTTGCTAAAATCATTGGCAAACCTGAGTCT AGAAGTCAGCTCCAAACACCAAAGCATTCCACATGGCTGTCTAGCAATGAGGGCGCTAGGCTCGGTTCTTTACAGAGGCCAATGTTTGGTTATTTACTTAAAGGTCGAAGTCGAACCAACAGAGTCATGTGCAGTGGTACCATTAGTAGTAGTCCCATTGTTCTTAGTTTCCCTTCTCCTGCTAAGTCAGTCGACCCAACAACATTCCTTCAGATCAG TGTTTTATTGCTGTCTTTATATTGGTTATCGAACTTCATTGTGCCAGAACTCATCTCCAGATATTTCCAATTCGATAAGGTGGAGGAAGATAAGAAGCAAAGTGTTGATGTTGATGAAGACGTTTAA